A portion of the Pseudarthrobacter defluvii genome contains these proteins:
- a CDS encoding beta-galactosidase — protein MTRQATPGQPGVWNNVQGIAFGGDYNPEQWPASVRLEDLELMQEAGVNFLSVGIFSWALLEPAEGQYDFGWLDEVMDNLAGIGVRVALATATAAPPAWLVRKHPEILPVTADGTVLGPGSRRHYTPSSAVYRRYATGITRALAERYKDHPALALWHVDNELGCHVSEFYGEEDAAAFRAWLQRRYGSIGALNASWGTAFWSQNYGSFEEILPPAVAPSTLNPGQQLDFQRFNSWALMDYYRELVAVLREVTPEIPCTTNLMASSATKSMDYFDWAKDLDVIANDHYLVAADPERHVELAFSADLTRGIAGGDPWILMEHSTSAVNWQPRNQPKMPGEMLRNSLAHVARGADAVMFFQWRQSFAGSEKFHSAMVPHGGRDTRVWREVVELGAALKRLEPVRGTRVQSRAAIVFDYEAWWASEIDSKPSVDVKYLDLLRAFHRSLVLRGVTVDMVHPSASLDGYDLVLVCTLYAVSDEHAANIAAAAAAGATVLVSYFSGIVDMQDHVRLGGYPGAFRDLLGVRVEEFHPLLAGSQLKLSDGTVSSVWSEHVHLAGAEAVKTFTEYPLEGVPALTRRAVGSGAAWYLATFPDRDGIDALLDKLLAESGVSPAAAADPGVELVRRRSADGQSFLFAINHAREDASVSAAGTDLLTGEPFAGTVPAGGVAVVAEG, from the coding sequence ATGACACGGCAGGCAACCCCCGGACAGCCGGGCGTTTGGAACAACGTCCAGGGCATCGCCTTCGGCGGTGACTACAACCCCGAGCAGTGGCCCGCCAGTGTCCGGCTGGAAGACCTCGAGCTCATGCAGGAAGCCGGAGTCAATTTCCTCAGCGTGGGGATTTTCTCCTGGGCACTGCTCGAACCGGCAGAGGGCCAGTATGACTTCGGGTGGCTGGACGAGGTCATGGACAACCTTGCCGGGATCGGGGTTAGGGTGGCCCTGGCCACCGCCACCGCCGCTCCCCCGGCCTGGCTGGTCCGCAAGCATCCGGAAATCCTGCCGGTCACGGCTGACGGGACCGTGCTGGGACCGGGCTCACGGCGGCACTACACGCCGTCGTCGGCCGTTTACCGCCGCTACGCCACCGGCATCACCCGCGCCCTCGCCGAACGGTACAAGGACCACCCGGCCCTGGCGCTGTGGCACGTGGACAACGAACTGGGCTGCCACGTCTCAGAGTTCTACGGCGAGGAGGACGCCGCAGCCTTCCGCGCCTGGCTGCAACGCCGCTATGGCAGCATCGGGGCGCTCAACGCCTCCTGGGGCACTGCGTTTTGGTCACAAAACTACGGTTCCTTTGAAGAAATCCTGCCGCCCGCCGTCGCGCCGTCCACGCTGAACCCGGGCCAGCAGTTGGACTTCCAGCGATTCAACTCCTGGGCGCTCATGGACTACTACCGGGAACTGGTGGCCGTCCTGCGCGAGGTAACCCCGGAGATCCCGTGCACCACCAACCTGATGGCCTCCAGCGCCACCAAGTCCATGGACTACTTTGACTGGGCCAAGGATTTGGACGTCATCGCCAACGACCACTACCTGGTGGCGGCCGATCCTGAACGGCACGTCGAACTGGCCTTCAGCGCGGACCTCACCCGGGGCATCGCGGGCGGTGACCCATGGATCCTGATGGAACATTCGACGTCGGCTGTGAACTGGCAGCCGCGCAACCAGCCCAAGATGCCCGGCGAGATGTTGCGCAATTCCCTGGCCCACGTGGCCCGCGGGGCCGACGCCGTCATGTTCTTCCAGTGGCGGCAGAGCTTTGCAGGCTCGGAGAAGTTCCACTCGGCCATGGTGCCGCACGGCGGACGGGACACGCGCGTGTGGCGGGAAGTGGTGGAACTGGGCGCCGCGCTGAAGCGGCTTGAGCCCGTGCGCGGCACCCGGGTCCAGTCCCGTGCCGCCATTGTCTTTGACTATGAAGCGTGGTGGGCCAGTGAGATCGATTCGAAGCCCAGCGTGGACGTGAAGTACCTGGACCTGCTGCGGGCCTTCCACCGTTCATTGGTGCTCCGCGGTGTCACGGTGGATATGGTGCATCCCTCCGCGTCGCTGGACGGGTACGACCTGGTGCTGGTGTGCACGCTGTACGCGGTCTCCGATGAGCATGCCGCCAACATCGCTGCCGCGGCAGCGGCCGGCGCAACTGTCCTGGTCAGCTACTTCAGCGGAATCGTGGATATGCAGGACCACGTCCGCCTGGGCGGCTACCCCGGCGCTTTCCGCGACCTCCTGGGCGTGCGGGTGGAGGAGTTCCACCCCCTGCTGGCCGGGTCGCAGCTGAAGCTGAGCGACGGTACCGTGTCCTCGGTCTGGAGCGAACATGTCCACCTGGCTGGCGCGGAAGCGGTGAAAACCTTCACCGAGTACCCGCTGGAGGGTGTCCCCGCCCTGACCCGCCGGGCCGTGGGTTCCGGAGCCGCCTGGTACCTGGCCACCTTCCCGGACCGCGACGGCATCGATGCCCTCCTGGACAAGCTGCTGGCGGAATCCGGGGTTTCTCCCGCCGCCGCAGCCGATCCCGGGGTGGAGCTAGTGCGCCGGCGTTCGGCCGACGGGCAGAGCTTCCTGTTCGCCATCAACCACGCGCGGGAGGACGCCTCCGTCTCCGCCGCCGGCACGGACCTGTTGACGGGTGAGCCGTTTGCCGGCACTGTTCCCGCTGGCGGCGTGGCGGTGGTTGCCGAAGGCTGA